From Verrucomicrobiota bacterium, a single genomic window includes:
- a CDS encoding DUF1343 domain-containing protein — translation MRHFRSVTFRRIRWAAHHCFGSLSLGLLIGLSACKTTPPAPLPVFQPAKLLEMDAAINQTIAEKSIPGGALWLERNGHAYHKAYGHRSLVPAEEPMTEDTIFDAASLTKVIACTPAVMLLVERGQVKLDAPVHSYIPEFAGDGKEAVTIRQLLTHTSGLRPDIETKTKWHGQETAIQMACREKLQSSPGTTFRYSDINFFLLGEVVQRVTSRKLEEFVTHEIYQPLKMMDTGYVPPASKRARIAPTEMTDGEMLRGTVHDPTARLMGGVAGHAGLFTTATDLARYARMMLNEGTLEGVRIFKPETVRLMTSVQSPPAVSARRGLGWDIDSGYSRPRGKIFPLGSYGHTGFTGGCLWIDPFSKTFWIFLSNRVHPDGKGSVATLQATLANLAAEAVVGFNFAYVPGSLSPRTEAETNVAARVVNPPTTAQLKSLNGIDVFKREHFARLKGLRIGLITNHTGTDRERNSTIDLLKNAPDVTLKLLFSPEHGIRGALDEKVGDSMDEQTGLPIYSLYGVTRKPKPDQLKDLDALVFDIQDVGCRFYTYISTMGGALEAAAEAGIKMFVLDRVNPINGATIDGPVLTSDTSYTAFHPVPVRYGMTIGELARMLNDERQFKADLTVIPVENWSRDLWFDQTGLPWINPSPNMRGLTAATLYPGVGLLETTAVSVGRGTDTPFEVVGAPYIDDVQLAEELNRAGLAGVRFVPVRFTPTASVFKDKSCGGVNMLLTERERCNVVDIGLTIAQTLHRLYPANFDMEKFNRLLGHSATIDALKSGKTLADVKRMWVTDLEDFQKRRAKYLLY, via the coding sequence ATGCGCCATTTCCGCTCCGTGACGTTTCGTCGAATCCGTTGGGCTGCACATCATTGCTTTGGGTCGCTTTCTCTTGGACTGTTGATCGGACTGTCCGCTTGTAAAACAACCCCACCCGCCCCGCTGCCGGTGTTTCAGCCCGCGAAACTTCTGGAGATGGATGCGGCCATCAACCAGACCATCGCCGAGAAAAGCATTCCCGGCGGTGCGCTCTGGTTGGAACGCAATGGCCACGCCTACCACAAGGCTTATGGCCATCGCTCGCTCGTTCCGGCGGAAGAACCTATGACCGAGGACACGATCTTCGACGCGGCGTCGCTGACCAAGGTCATCGCCTGCACGCCGGCGGTGATGCTGTTGGTTGAGCGCGGCCAAGTGAAACTTGATGCGCCGGTGCACAGTTACATTCCTGAGTTCGCGGGCGACGGGAAAGAGGCGGTTACCATCCGCCAACTGCTGACGCACACTTCGGGACTGCGACCGGACATCGAAACCAAGACGAAATGGCACGGACAGGAAACGGCGATCCAAATGGCCTGCCGCGAAAAACTGCAATCGTCGCCCGGCACCACCTTCCGTTACAGCGACATCAACTTTTTTCTGCTGGGTGAAGTCGTTCAGCGCGTGACCAGCCGCAAGCTGGAGGAATTTGTCACTCATGAAATCTATCAACCACTGAAGATGATGGACACCGGCTATGTCCCGCCCGCATCGAAACGGGCACGAATTGCTCCGACGGAAATGACGGATGGGGAGATGTTGCGCGGCACGGTGCATGATCCGACCGCGCGTTTGATGGGCGGTGTGGCCGGTCACGCCGGACTGTTCACGACGGCAACAGATCTGGCGCGTTACGCCCGCATGATGCTCAATGAAGGCACTCTCGAAGGCGTCCGCATTTTCAAACCGGAGACCGTGAGGCTGATGACGAGCGTGCAATCGCCGCCGGCGGTTTCGGCACGACGCGGGTTGGGGTGGGATATTGACTCGGGTTACAGCCGGCCGCGCGGCAAGATTTTCCCGCTCGGTTCCTACGGCCACACCGGGTTCACGGGTGGTTGCCTTTGGATCGATCCTTTTTCCAAAACGTTCTGGATATTTCTTTCCAACCGCGTTCACCCCGACGGCAAAGGCAGCGTGGCGACGTTGCAAGCGACACTGGCGAATCTCGCGGCGGAGGCGGTGGTCGGCTTCAATTTCGCGTACGTTCCCGGTTCACTTTCGCCTCGAACGGAAGCGGAGACCAATGTTGCTGCTCGCGTGGTCAATCCGCCGACAACTGCTCAACTCAAGTCGCTGAATGGCATCGACGTTTTCAAACGGGAACACTTTGCGCGACTCAAAGGCTTGCGAATCGGACTGATCACCAATCACACGGGCACCGACCGCGAACGCAATTCCACCATTGACCTTCTGAAAAACGCGCCAGACGTAACTCTGAAATTATTGTTCAGTCCCGAACACGGCATCCGGGGTGCGCTGGACGAGAAGGTGGGCGACAGCATGGATGAACAGACCGGGCTGCCGATTTACAGTCTGTACGGCGTAACGCGCAAACCCAAACCGGACCAATTGAAAGACCTCGACGCTCTGGTGTTCGACATTCAGGACGTCGGCTGCCGGTTCTACACTTACATCTCGACGATGGGCGGCGCACTGGAAGCGGCGGCCGAGGCGGGCATCAAAATGTTCGTCCTGGATCGCGTGAATCCGATCAATGGCGCGACCATCGACGGTCCGGTGCTCACCAGCGACACCAGCTACACTGCGTTTCATCCGGTACCTGTTCGTTACGGCATGACGATCGGTGAACTGGCGCGGATGTTGAACGACGAGCGCCAATTCAAAGCTGATCTGACTGTGATTCCAGTCGAAAACTGGTCGCGCGATTTGTGGTTCGATCAAACCGGGCTGCCGTGGATCAATCCTTCGCCAAACATGCGCGGGCTGACTGCGGCAACGCTTTATCCCGGCGTGGGCTTGCTGGAAACGACGGCGGTGTCGGTCGGGCGCGGCACCGACACGCCATTTGAAGTCGTCGGCGCGCCTTACATCGACGATGTTCAACTGGCTGAGGAATTGAATCGCGCGGGACTGGCGGGCGTGCGGTTTGTGCCGGTGCGATTCACGCCCACGGCGAGTGTTTTCAAGGACAAGTCGTGCGGCGGAGTCAACATGCTCCTGACCGAGCGCGAGCGTTGCAACGTGGTGGATATCGGTCTCACCATCGCGCAAACCCTCCATCGGCTTTATCCCGCCAACTTCGACATGGAGAAATTCAATCGACTGCTCGGTCACAGCGCCACGATCGACGCGCTCAAATCCGGTAAGACGCTTGCGGATGTAAAGCGAATGTGGGTCACCGACCTGGAAGATTTTCAAAAGCGCCGCGCGAAGTATCTGCTCTATTGA
- a CDS encoding DUF11 domain-containing protein, with product MFHFKFRTLAILFMALLLSGASARGQSPPPEVLWQRVDQISATKPPSEVWIHPGKFRAFNLNHAALHEVLSRAPREFTSQAAQNPAELVLPMPDGTFARFLVVESPIMAPELAAKFPELKTYFGQGVDDLTATVRFDVAPAGFHAQILSPHGAVYVDPYWKGDANLHTSYYKRDYRRAVDFECLTPASNNPTAARTSIANDLLRSGSMLRTYRLACAADAEYTQFQGGTVAAGMSAIVTAINRVTGVYEAELAIRLILVANNNLLVYTNASTDPYSNTSGSTMLGQNQANIDTVIGDANYDIGHVFSTGGGGIAGLGVVCVSGNKARGVTGLSSPIGDAFYIDFVAHEMGHQFGANHTFNSTAGNCGGGTRNASTAYEPGSGSTIMAYAGICGTDNLQPHSDPYFHSVSFDEIINYTTAGSGSGCPALSSTGNNAPTVDAGPAFVIPTSTPFTLTAAGSDPDGDPLTYCWEERDLGPATTVTSPDNGSSPLFRSFNPVSSPARTFPKISDLLNNTTSIGEQLPTTDRTMNFRVTARDNRAGGGGVNTADTQVTVTSTAGPFVVTSPSSAVTWSGTRTVTWDVAGTTGAPVDAATVNILLSTNGGNSFPITLVANTPNDGSETVLLPNISSSLARIKVEAVSNIFFDISPTNFTVTNSIPTSYVVLQSAALAGETCGPTNGAVDPGEVVTVNFALKNIGFANTTNLVVTLLYTNGISFPSGPQTYGVLAAGGPSVTMPFSFTATGVCGGTVIARLQLQDGAADLGILTNGFNLGATSATTKTNSNSASIKIPGSSTSGPGSPYPSTISVSGVTGQVTKVTVTLLNLSHTYPDDIDVLLVGPTGQTVLLMSDTGGGNDVSNVVLTFDDDAAATLPDSGQIVSGTFQPTDYQAGDTFSAPAPGGPFGTALSAFNGLNPNGTWSLFIMDDTSSDTGNLSGGWRLAITTLVGPICCSQVADLAVALTGMPAQITEGDMLTYTLTVTNRGPDAASGVTAADTLPAGENFISAAVSQGSWTNNGGTIIGNLGSLSNSGTATITITATVTSSGTLTNQATAWASTSDPTNANNTAFALNYVDVSRPSITSITQDGVNVTLVWSAIAGKTYRVQFKTSLADAGWNDLPGDVPAIGNTASKQDAISSDTQRFYRVVVLP from the coding sequence ATGTTCCACTTCAAATTCCGGACTCTCGCGATTCTGTTCATGGCGCTGTTGCTTTCCGGCGCGTCGGCGCGCGGCCAGTCGCCCCCGCCTGAGGTGCTCTGGCAAAGGGTGGATCAAATCTCTGCCACCAAACCGCCTTCCGAAGTCTGGATTCATCCCGGCAAGTTTCGCGCTTTCAATCTGAATCATGCTGCGCTGCACGAAGTCCTCAGCCGCGCGCCGCGGGAATTCACGTCGCAGGCGGCACAGAACCCCGCGGAACTTGTACTGCCGATGCCGGATGGAACATTCGCGAGATTTCTCGTTGTTGAATCGCCAATCATGGCGCCGGAGTTGGCGGCCAAATTCCCGGAACTTAAGACCTACTTCGGTCAAGGCGTTGATGACCTCACCGCGACGGTGCGGTTCGACGTAGCTCCGGCGGGATTTCACGCCCAAATCCTTTCGCCGCACGGCGCCGTCTATGTCGATCCGTATTGGAAGGGCGATGCGAACCTCCACACCAGTTATTACAAGCGTGACTATCGTCGAGCTGTGGATTTCGAATGCCTCACCCCCGCCAGCAATAATCCGACGGCGGCGCGAACGTCCATCGCAAATGATCTGTTGCGTTCGGGCAGCATGTTGCGCACGTATCGGCTGGCTTGCGCGGCGGACGCCGAATACACGCAGTTTCAAGGCGGCACCGTGGCAGCGGGCATGTCCGCCATTGTCACGGCGATCAATCGCGTCACCGGCGTTTATGAAGCGGAACTGGCCATCCGGCTCATCCTGGTCGCGAACAACAACCTGCTCGTTTACACCAATGCGAGCACCGACCCGTACTCGAACACGAGCGGCTCGACCATGCTCGGGCAGAACCAGGCCAACATCGACACCGTTATCGGCGACGCGAATTACGACATCGGCCATGTCTTCAGCACGGGCGGTGGCGGTATTGCCGGCTTGGGCGTCGTTTGCGTGAGTGGCAACAAAGCGCGCGGCGTGACGGGTTTATCTTCGCCGATCGGCGACGCATTCTACATTGATTTTGTGGCGCACGAGATGGGGCATCAGTTCGGCGCGAACCACACCTTCAACAGCACCGCGGGGAACTGTGGCGGTGGCACTCGCAACGCTTCCACCGCGTACGAACCCGGCAGCGGCTCCACCATCATGGCGTATGCCGGCATTTGCGGCACCGACAACCTGCAGCCGCACAGCGATCCTTACTTCCATTCCGTCAGCTTCGACGAAATCATCAACTACACGACTGCCGGCTCCGGCAGCGGTTGTCCCGCGCTCTCGTCCACCGGCAACAATGCGCCGACTGTCGATGCCGGGCCGGCCTTCGTCATCCCGACGAGCACCCCGTTCACCTTGACCGCCGCTGGCAGCGATCCGGACGGCGACCCGCTGACGTATTGTTGGGAAGAGCGCGATCTCGGACCGGCCACCACCGTGACCAGCCCCGACAACGGGAGCAGTCCGTTGTTTCGTTCCTTCAATCCGGTTTCCAGCCCAGCGCGAACTTTTCCGAAAATCTCTGACCTTCTCAACAACACGACCAGCATCGGCGAGCAACTGCCGACAACGGATCGAACCATGAATTTTCGCGTCACAGCGCGCGACAACCGCGCCGGCGGGGGCGGCGTCAACACGGCCGATACACAGGTTACGGTCACTTCAACTGCCGGCCCGTTTGTGGTGACATCACCTAGCTCGGCGGTGACCTGGTCCGGCACCAGAACGGTGACGTGGGATGTTGCGGGCACTACCGGGGCGCCCGTGGATGCCGCCACAGTGAACATTCTCCTCTCCACGAACGGCGGCAACTCGTTCCCCATCACCCTCGTCGCTAACACGCCCAACGACGGTTCAGAGACGGTCCTCCTCCCGAACATCTCCAGTTCCCTGGCGCGCATCAAGGTTGAGGCAGTGAGCAATATTTTTTTCGACATTTCGCCCACCAACTTCACTGTCACCAATTCAATTCCCACATCGTACGTGGTGTTGCAAAGCGCCGCGCTCGCGGGGGAAACCTGTGGGCCGACCAATGGCGCCGTCGATCCGGGTGAAGTAGTGACCGTGAACTTCGCGCTGAAGAACATCGGCTTTGCCAACACAACCAATCTCGTGGTCACGTTATTGTACACCAACGGCATCAGCTTTCCGAGCGGTCCGCAGACTTACGGCGTGCTGGCGGCGGGTGGTCCATCTGTCACCATGCCCTTCTCCTTCACGGCCACGGGTGTGTGTGGTGGAACGGTGATTGCCCGTCTTCAACTCCAGGACGGCGCGGCCGACTTGGGCATCTTGACCAACGGTTTCAATCTGGGCGCCACGAGCGCCACGACAAAAACCAACAGCAACTCTGCTTCAATTAAAATCCCCGGCAGCAGCACGAGTGGCCCGGGTTCACCGTACCCCTCGACGATCAGCGTTTCCGGCGTCACCGGTCAGGTGACCAAAGTCACTGTGACGCTGTTGAATCTCAGCCACACCTATCCGGACGACATTGATGTGTTGCTGGTTGGCCCGACCGGCCAGACCGTGTTGCTCATGTCCGACACCGGAGGTGGCAACGATGTCAGCAACGTGGTGCTCACGTTTGACGATGATGCCGCCGCCACGTTGCCGGATTCCGGCCAGATTGTTTCGGGCACGTTCCAACCCACCGACTATCAGGCGGGCGACACTTTCTCCGCTCCGGCACCGGGGGGTCCTTTTGGCACGGCCTTGTCGGCCTTCAACGGCCTCAATCCGAATGGAACCTGGTCGCTGTTCATCATGGATGACACCAGTTCCGACACCGGCAACCTCAGTGGCGGCTGGCGGCTGGCGATCACCACTCTCGTCGGCCCCATTTGTTGCAGTCAGGTCGCCGATCTGGCGGTCGCGCTCACCGGCATGCCGGCCCAAATCACGGAAGGCGACATGCTCACTTACACGCTCACCGTCACGAACCGTGGTCCCGATGCGGCAAGCGGCGTGACCGCCGCCGACACGCTGCCCGCCGGTGAAAACTTTATTTCCGCCGCGGTGAGCCAGGGCAGTTGGACAAACAACGGAGGCACCATCATCGGCAATCTCGGCTCGCTGTCCAATTCTGGCACCGCGACCATCACCATCACCGCCACTGTCACCAGCTCCGGCACGTTGACGAATCAGGCGACCGCCTGGGCCAGCACCAGCGACCCCACCAACGCCAACAACACCGCGTTCGCACTCAATTACGTGGATGTCTCCCGCCCTAGCATCACATCGATTACGCAGGACGGCGTGAACGTGACGCTGGTCTGGAGCGCGATTGCCGGGAAAACTTACCGCGTCCAATTTAAGACCAGCCTCGCAGACGCAGGCTGGAATGATCTGCCTGGCGACGTGCCCGCCATCGGGAATACGGCGTCGAAGCAGGATGCCATCAGTTCTGATACGCAACGATTTTATCGCGTCGTCGTGTTGCCGTAA
- a CDS encoding CSLREA domain-containing protein — protein sequence MSETENLSSLTRLRRKTLLAVGCALALPFFGSESSQAGAIFTVNSTADEPDADQLDGKCLSYPSGVCTLRAAIMQANYSGGATTIILPAGTYTLTRVGYDNNAVAGDLDITADIEIQGAGSGVTIVDGNGSVTHDRVFQILSTVKNFTLSGMTIRNGESISTNSPIGGGGLYIEGAGHVLLSDVIFESNTGQNGGGIYANFSSTGGSIEMDNVIVRSNSVAAGGVGAGGGVLVHMPSGQSQFILKDNQIYSNTADGTGGGLYVDGNSGAQWNIQRSEIYSNTAASGGGIGNFVPLTLSGSYLHDNHANFDGGAMETESPIVISRTTLNANSAARFGGGIFSLAVSASPTNSDFCHIEGSTLSGNFAVYGGAIYHDGFIVPTSLLHIINSTFSGNVAGKNGGGGGIYIYAGQTQLLNSTLANNRVLLGFPVSGTGKGGGLFIYASPSDTNITFFAQNSLIANNARGNGITLDTPDDGFTTHDGTNAGAVTGQLAFDLIRTTTNFFISGPQGGNIFGQDPLLGPLQDNGGPTKTHALMSGSPAINAANANAPKLDQRNFIRHDAPDIGAFEFGGEAMRFTSITHLMNGQVVLQGVGVPSAIHHLQASPTLGPSSFTTIADVTADGSGTLQYNDAGAVGLPRRFYQLTYP from the coding sequence ATGAGTGAAACCGAAAACCTATCCTCCCTCACTCGCCTGAGAAGAAAGACACTGCTGGCTGTAGGTTGCGCCCTGGCGCTTCCATTCTTTGGATCGGAAAGCTCGCAGGCTGGAGCTATATTCACCGTCAACAGCACAGCGGACGAGCCGGACGCTGACCAACTGGATGGGAAGTGCCTCAGCTATCCTTCCGGCGTTTGCACTTTACGGGCGGCGATTATGCAAGCCAACTACTCCGGAGGAGCGACTACGATTATCCTGCCGGCGGGCACGTACACGCTGACCCGAGTGGGCTACGACAACAACGCTGTAGCCGGAGATCTGGACATCACTGCCGACATAGAAATTCAGGGCGCGGGCTCAGGAGTCACTATCGTGGACGGCAATGGCTCGGTGACCCACGACCGTGTCTTCCAGATTCTGTCCACGGTGAAGAACTTTACTCTGAGCGGAATGACGATCCGCAACGGCGAATCGATTTCCACGAACAGCCCGATTGGCGGCGGCGGTCTTTACATCGAAGGCGCCGGCCATGTCCTGCTCAGTGACGTGATCTTCGAGAGCAACACTGGCCAAAACGGCGGGGGTATTTATGCCAATTTCTCTTCCACGGGCGGCTCGATCGAGATGGATAATGTCATCGTTCGTTCCAATAGCGTGGCGGCGGGTGGAGTAGGCGCGGGAGGCGGCGTGCTCGTCCACATGCCTTCGGGCCAAAGCCAGTTCATTCTCAAAGACAACCAGATTTACAGCAACACTGCGGATGGAACGGGAGGCGGCCTCTATGTTGATGGTAACTCTGGTGCCCAGTGGAACATCCAGCGCAGCGAGATCTATTCCAATACCGCGGCTTCCGGCGGAGGTATCGGCAATTTCGTTCCACTAACTTTGTCTGGCAGCTATCTGCACGATAACCACGCCAATTTTGACGGAGGAGCGATGGAGACTGAGTCACCTATTGTAATATCGCGCACGACGCTGAACGCGAACTCAGCGGCGCGTTTTGGGGGAGGCATCTTCAGCCTGGCAGTATCTGCTTCTCCTACTAATAGTGACTTCTGTCACATTGAAGGGAGCACGCTGAGTGGCAACTTCGCGGTCTATGGTGGCGCCATCTACCACGATGGCTTCATCGTCCCCACGTCGCTTCTGCACATTATAAACAGCACCTTCAGTGGTAACGTTGCGGGTAAGAATGGAGGCGGAGGCGGCATTTATATCTACGCCGGCCAGACACAATTACTTAACTCGACCCTGGCCAACAACCGGGTGCTGCTAGGTTTTCCCGTCTCGGGAACCGGTAAAGGAGGTGGACTCTTTATCTATGCCAGTCCTAGCGACACTAACATCACCTTCTTCGCGCAGAATTCGCTGATCGCCAACAACGCGCGTGGCAACGGGATCACGCTTGACACACCTGATGACGGCTTTACTACCCACGACGGCACAAATGCCGGTGCCGTGACGGGCCAGCTCGCCTTTGACCTGATCCGGACGACCACGAACTTCTTCATCAGCGGACCTCAGGGCGGAAACATCTTCGGTCAGGACCCGCTTCTGGGTCCGTTGCAAGACAACGGCGGCCCGACCAAGACACATGCGCTCATGTCCGGCAGTCCAGCGATCAATGCAGCCAATGCCAACGCGCCCAAGCTCGATCAACGCAACTTTATCCGGCACGATGCACCGGACATTGGCGCCTTTGAGTTTGGTGGCGAAGCGATGAGGTTTACTTCCATCACTCACCTTATGAACGGCCAGGTTGTCCTGCAAGGTGTCGGTGTCCCGTCCGCAATTCACCATCTCCAGGCGTCGCCTACTTTAGGTCCGAGTAGTTTTACTACCATCGCGGACGTAACGGCAGATGGCAGTGGCACGTTGCAATACAATGACGCCGGCGCCGTGGGACTGCCTCGGCGGTTTTACCAACTCACCTATCCGTAG
- a CDS encoding TolC family protein, with the protein MGVLTGCARFQSQPLAPAETASKLEARTLHNPDLKKFLEKNLHRELTTWPLKSWDFSALTLVAFYYHPSLDVAHAQYGVAQAGVITAGGKPNPTVGLVPEYTVNAARGMSPWLAGVNFDIPIETANKRGYRITRARHLSEATRLNIATVAWQVRSNLRRSLLDYTISLRREEILKTQQTTQTEMVKLMAQRLAAGAIAPTELSTARIGLDKTRLELGTAQSQSAEGRARVAEALGLPLSALDEVGLALDLERSAPADLTTTEARREALQSRADILSALAEYAASQSALQLEIARQYADIHLNPGYQFDQGENKWALGLSAELPVLNQNQGPITEAKARRTEAAARFTALQANVIAEIDRVTAAYRVAQEQLATGDSLLATQKKQGAAALSQFQAGAIDRLELLGAQLELGGAELLRLEGLARTQLAVAALEDAVQRPVLEYPDLPAQSQTRKEKKP; encoded by the coding sequence TTGGGAGTTTTGACTGGCTGCGCGCGTTTTCAATCGCAGCCTCTTGCGCCAGCCGAGACCGCGTCGAAACTCGAAGCCCGCACGCTCCACAATCCCGACCTGAAGAAATTCCTCGAAAAGAATTTGCATCGCGAGTTGACCACCTGGCCGTTGAAGTCGTGGGATTTCTCCGCGCTCACCCTCGTGGCGTTCTATTATCATCCCAGCCTGGACGTCGCGCACGCGCAATACGGTGTCGCACAGGCCGGAGTGATCACCGCTGGCGGAAAACCAAATCCCACCGTCGGTCTTGTCCCGGAATACACGGTCAACGCGGCGCGCGGAATGTCCCCGTGGCTCGCCGGTGTCAACTTCGACATTCCGATTGAAACCGCCAACAAGCGCGGCTACCGCATCACCCGGGCCAGACATCTGTCCGAAGCCACGCGATTAAATATCGCCACAGTCGCCTGGCAGGTGCGCAGCAATTTGCGCCGCAGTCTGCTCGATTACACCATCAGCCTCCGGCGCGAAGAGATTTTGAAGACGCAGCAGACCACACAGACGGAGATGGTCAAGCTGATGGCACAAAGGCTGGCAGCGGGCGCGATTGCGCCGACGGAACTTTCGACCGCACGCATTGGGCTCGATAAAACCCGACTGGAACTGGGCACGGCCCAAAGTCAAAGCGCCGAGGGTCGCGCACGCGTCGCCGAGGCGCTCGGCCTTCCGCTGAGCGCGTTGGATGAGGTTGGTTTGGCGTTGGACCTGGAGCGGTCGGCGCCGGCTGATCTGACTACCACGGAAGCGCGGCGGGAAGCATTGCAGAGTCGCGCCGACATTTTGAGCGCGCTCGCCGAATACGCTGCCTCACAATCGGCGCTGCAACTGGAAATCGCCAGACAATATGCCGACATTCACCTGAACCCCGGCTATCAATTCGATCAGGGCGAAAACAAATGGGCGCTCGGCTTGAGCGCGGAGTTGCCGGTGCTGAATCAAAACCAGGGCCCAATCACCGAAGCCAAAGCGCGGCGTACCGAAGCCGCCGCCCGTTTCACGGCGTTGCAAGCGAACGTCATTGCGGAGATTGATCGTGTGACCGCCGCATATCGGGTCGCACAGGAACAACTGGCAACGGGCGACTCGCTGCTGGCCACACAAAAAAAGCAGGGAGCGGCGGCGTTGTCGCAGTTCCAGGCTGGCGCCATCGACCGACTGGAGTTGCTCGGCGCGCAATTGGAACTTGGCGGCGCGGAGTTGCTGCGGCTGGAAGGATTGGCCCGGACTCAACTGGCCGTGGCCGCGCTGGAGGACGCCGTGCAGCGGCCGGTCCTTGAATATCCTGATCTGCCAGCCCAATCCCAAACCCGGAAGGAGAAGAAGCCGTGA